From the Saccharomyces paradoxus chromosome XIV, complete sequence genome, one window contains:
- the FAP1 gene encoding Fap1p (Protein that binds to Fpr1p~similar to YNL023C) — MTEHEFLGLEQNQDSGGACRGHSLSDGNVSNVENSNEQPSSYEGESDDDMQYYERAIQEISSGDSYVCMICTVEMDYTCQMFACKRCYRVFDYGCIREWALKSTEKTADGIWKCPNCYHVSKKVPAKNRPTCWCGKVVNPEPNLLDPNSCGQTCNAPTCMHGCSKICHLGPHPECTRMIEIMCRCGKHSKCISCYQSKIMKKNFNCQEECGLPLSCAIHNCKKKCHPGLCGPCPALIISEESPNKQIRCYCGNHTRANIKCSEAKFPNSGKPSKDENGNEWIGMFACADIRVIDYSCHKHSFIEPCLSPPTISGKKACPFLPSLLKTCPCGRTALDELTKPRKYCDDPIPTCNSRCGKPLKCGKHSCPFICHDKACMDPCSQIDSIKCACEQSTFSVPCGFQEKPRCNIKCESLMSCRRHRCTDRCCSGRPSAIRRKKSLFRSQDLLDESLVEAKHICLKPCNLTLSCGIHKCQRKCHPGKCPPCLESDSNDLVCPCGKTVVPAPVRCGTKLPTCNHPCIKVVRGESMCGHKPMPHTCHSLEVSCPPCTETVFKPCKCGKKDRVRTVCFQTDVSCGTTCGISLSYCRHTCQKACHLPGNCQKVCKQTCGQKRLNCDHTCPKPCHGKIGCPDLPCATLVKISCKCGRIKKSVTCGAKNDTASVTESSVLDCNEECEALNRLKELREAFGIKEESNNFTNNELDALKKLVSVASTFEELQLPFTEATLSVYSKQERWCSQIEAILNKLMDDKTRSSLHFKPMRPPQRHFIRELAKAYSLYSESQDREPMRSVFIKKEDNGTSSKPVLSLEEAYPLYESFKQLQKERKVQEFQARTTAKLINFEVQDTEPKVEVAKNNGFLVQNLVAGNTAEDLKRFFEPHLKHTLVVNPQYLILDDGKTALVYPENYETASANTERDMELLVGHFDFMAKEAFLADSILLCSIDEELEKRLDTPVIQEDAPIVDNNT; from the coding sequence ATGACCGAACATGAGTTTTTGGGCTTGGAGCAAAACCAAGACAGTGGTGGCGCTTGTAGAGGTCATAGCTTAAGCGACGGGAATGTTTCGAACGTTGAAAATAGCAATGAGCAGCCTAGTTCGTATGAAGGGGAaagtgatgatgatatgCAATATTATGAGCGTGCCATCCAAGAAATTTCAAGCGGCGACTCATATGTTTGTATGATTTGTACGGTGGAAATGGATTATACATGTCAAATGTTTGCTTGTAAGAGATGTTATAGAGTGTTTGACTACGGATGCATAAGGGAATGGGCCTTGAAATCGACGGAAAAAACCGCAGATGGAATATGGAAATGTCCAAACTGTTATCACGTTAGCAAAAAAGTCCCGGCAAAGAATAGGCCCACATGTTGGTGTGGCAAGGTCGTTAATCCTGAGCCTAATCTACTGGATCCTAACTCATGTGGACAAACCTGTAATGCTCCTACTTGTATGCATGGCTGTTCCAAAATTTGTCATTTAGGGCCACATCCAGAATGTACAAGAATGATCGAGATTATGTGCCGCTGTGGCAAGCATTCAAAATGTATCTCTTGTTACCAGTCTAAAatcatgaaaaaaaactttaattGTCAAGAAGAGTGTGGATTGCCTTTATCTTGCGCCATCCACAActgtaaaaagaaatgccACCCGGGCTTATGTGGACCATGTCCAGCATTGATTATTAGTGAAGAGAGCCCGAATAAGCAAATAAGATGCTACTGTGGTAATCACACCCGTGCTAACATAAAGTGTAGTGAAGCGAAGTTTCCTAATTCCGGAAAACCCTCGAAggatgaaaatggaaacGAGTGGATAGGCATGTTTGCTTGTGCAGATATTAGAGTTATCGACTACTCATGTCATAAGCATTCATTTATAGAACCTTGCCTAAGCCCACCCACAATTAGTGGCAAAAAGGCGTGCCCGTTTTTGCCTAGTTTACTAAAAACTTGTCCTTGCGGCCGGACAGCCCTAGACGAACTGACTAAACCTCGTAAGTACTGTGATGACCCAATACCAACGTGTAATTCAAGATGCGGTAAACCATTAAAGTGTGGCAAGCATTCGTGTCCCTTCATTTGTCATGATAAAGCCTGTATGGATCCCTGCTCACAAATTGATAGTATAAAATGTGCTTGTGAGCAAAGCACATTTTCAGTTCCTTGTggatttcaagaaaagcCACGCTGCAACATAAAATGCGAATCTCTTATGTCATGCCGTAGACATAGATGCACCGATAGGTGCTGCAGTGGTAGGCCATCGGCGataagaaggaaaaaaagcttGTTTAGATCGCAAGATTTGTTGGATGAGTCTCTTGTGGAAGCAAAGCATATCTGTCTAAAACCATGTAATTTAACCTTATCATGTGGAATTCATAAATGTCAGAGAAAATGTCACCCTGGAAAGTGCCCACCCTGTTTAGAGAGTGATTCGAACGATCTAGTCTGCCCATGTGGCAAAACAGTTGTTCCTGCTCCCGTACGTTGTGGTACAAAATTACCTACATGTAATCATCCATGTATTAAAGTTGTACGTGGCGAATCTATGTGTGGTCATAAGCCAATGCCACATACCTGTCATTCCTTAGAAGTATCGTGCCCGCCATGCACGGAAACTGTGTTTAAACCTTGTAAATGTGGGAAGAAAGATAGAGTACGGACGGTTTGTTTTCAAACGGACGTGTCATGCGGGACAACATGTGGAATATCATTGTCTTACTGTCGTCATACTTGCCAAAAAGCATGCCATCTACCAGGAAATTGCCAAAAGGTTTGCAAACAGACCTGTGGGCAGAAAAGGCTCAACTGTGATCATACATGTCCCAAGCCGTGTCATGGTAAGATAGGGTGCCCCGATTTACCTTGTGCTACACTAGTGAAAATTTCTTGCAAATGTGGCAGGATCAAAAAAAGTGTTACCTGCGGTGCAAAAAATGATACGGCTAGTGTAACTGAGTCTTCCGTATTAGATTGCAATGAAGAATGTGAAGCTTTAAACCGACTAAAAGAGTTGAGGGAGGCGTTTGGAATTAAGGAAGAATCCAATAATTTTACAAATAATGAGCTAGATGCGTTGAAAAAACTGGTATCTGTTGCTTCGACATTTGAAGAACTGCAGTTACCGTTTACAGAGGCAACGTTATCAGTGTATTCAAAACAAGAAAGGTGGTGTTCACAAATTGAAGCTATTCTTAATAAATTAATGGACGATAAAACGCGTTCAAGCCTGCATTTCAAACCTATGAGGCCTCCCCAACGTCACTTCATTCGTGAACTAGCCAAAGCTTACAGCCTATATTCCGAGTCTCAGGACAGAGAGCCCATGAGATCTGTATTTattaaaaaggaagataatGGCACAAGCAGTAAACCGGTATTATCATTAGAAGAAGCTTACCCACTATATGAATCCTTTAAACAATTGCAAAAGGAGCGGAAAGTACAAGAATTTCAAGCTCGCACTACAGCGAAACTAATCAACTTCGAGGTTCAAGATACGGAACCAAAAGTAGAAGTGGCTAAGAACAACGGGTTTTTGGTTCAAAATTTAGTCGCGGGAAACACTGCCGAAGATTTGAAGAGATTTTTCGAACCCCATCTTAAGCATACGTTAGTAGTGAACCCTCAATACTTAATTCTTGATGATGGCAAGACAGCATTAGTGTATCCTGAAAATTACGAAACAGCATCCGCGAATACAGAACGCGACATGGAGCTTTTGGTTGGACACTTTGACTTTATGGCCAAAGAGGCATTTTTGGCTGATTCTATTTTGTTGTGTtcaattgatgaagaacttgaaaaaaggtTGGATACCCCGGTAATTCAAGAAGATGCTCCTATAGTGGATAACAATACATGA
- the RCM1 gene encoding rRNA (cytosine-C5-)-methyltransferase RCM1 (rRNA m5C methyltransferase~similar to YNL022C) produces the protein MNFYRDATWVLEDIEKEAAKERISGSMQTLVLKSCKRYKLKSNPKHIYAVLDSCWKYKPYLEKVMKRARILENIPKKKGKPLFSSLTLLLLCHDLLLSKQKRIQMGKHPIKDYVLKFKSPLHSELVKLKLKLKVRDLSELVLSEDITNDLPPVRWIRINPLKCHPNGETEPVLAELRKKFTLKVDKWSQLVPGSIYYDEYIPNLFGIHPSDKITAHELYKHGKIIIQDRASCFPAHILHPGPSDIVIDACSAPGNKTTHTASYIYPEPPKDKTTRIYAFEKDPERAKILQKMIKIAGCSPNIDVNVGDFTKLATPEKCKGATCFIIDPSCSGSGIFGRKFFDSLNRRRMDDKDGDGDVVPDEQEEFIAKEELQTRLAKLSSFQFQMVKHAMSFPAAKKIVYSTCSIHAEENERVVIDLLLDKSVQEWGWKVAPKRKVIPSWPRRGKIEEFEEVFRDGVTHDPQQLADGCIRALPKSDGGIGFFAVCFERK, from the coding sequence ATGAATTTCTACAGGGATGCAACATGGGTGCTAGAAGATATTGAGAAGGAGGCTGCAAAAGAGAGGATTTCGGGCTCTATGCAGACCCTGGTACTAAAGAGCTGTAAAAGGTATAAGCTGAAAAGTAACCCAAAGCATATTTATGCAGTTCTCGATTCGTGTTGGAAATATAAACCCTATTTGGAGAAAGTGATGAAAAGGGCACGCatattggaaaatattcctAAGAAAAAGGGCAAACCGCTCTTTTCAAGTTTAACTTTGTTACTGCTGTGTCATGACTTGCTATTGTCCaaacagaaaagaattCAAATGGGTAAACATCCCATCAAAGACTATGTTTTGAAGTTCAAGAGCCCATTGCATAGCGAACTGGTCAAACTGAAGCTCAAATTGAAAGTAAGAGACCTATCCGAGTTGGTTTTAAGTGAGGACATCACCAATGATCTTCCGCCTGTTAGATGGATTAGAATCAATCCGTTAAAATGCCATCCAAATGGTGAGACTGAGCCGGTGCTAGCCGAattgagaaagaaattcaCTTTAAAGGTGGACAAATGGTCTCAGTTAGTTCCCGGGTCTATCTACTATGATGAATATATACCAAACCTGTTTGGAATTCATCCATCTGACAAAATTACAGCACATGAGCTATATAAGCATGGGAAAATTATCATTCAAGATCGTGCTTCTTGTTTTCCAGCCCACATCTTGCACCCGGGACCAAGTGACATTGTAATAGATGCCTGCTCTGCCCCAGGTAATAAGACTACTCACACCGCCTCCTATATATATCCTGAACCACCAAAAGACAAAACTACTCGAATATACGCTTTCGAGAAGGATCCGGAAAGAGctaaaattttacaaaaaatgaTCAAGATAGCTGGCTGTTCTCCCAACATTGATGTCAATGTGGGTGATTTTACAAAGCTTGCTACTCCTGAAAAATGTAAGGGTGCCACTTGTTTTATTATAGATCCAAGTTGCTCCGGTAGTGGTATATTTGGTCGTAAGTTTTTTGACTCACttaatagaagaagaatggATGATAAAGATGGTGACGGTGATGTTGTGCCGGATGAGCAAGAGGAGTTCATAGCAAAGGAAGAACTACAGACGAGGTTAGCGAAGCTGAGCTCATTCCAGTTCCAGATGGTGAAGCATGCAATGAGTTTCCCAGCGGCTAAAAAAATAGTGTATAGCACATGCTCCATTCATGCGGAAGAAAATGAACGAGTCGTGATAGACCTTCTTTTAGATAAGTCCGTTCAAGAATGGGGTTGGAAAGTGGcaccaaaaagaaaagttattCCTTCTTGGCCTAGAAGAGGTAAAATAGAGGAGTTCGAAGAGGTCTTTAGAGATGGAGTCACACATGATCCTCAACAGCTTGCCGACGGTTGTATCAGAGCACTACCGAAAAGTGATGGTGGTATTGGTTTCTTTGCTGTCtgttttgaaagaaagtAA
- the HDA1 gene encoding histone deacetylase HDA1 (catalytic subunit of a class II histone deacetylase complex~similar to YNL021W) produces MNSAVVKKEVLENPDHDLKHELEETKDDENSLSTTSKNKRQVIVPICTPKIHYSPLKTGLCYDVRMRYHAKIFTSYFEYIDPHPEDPRRIYRIYKILAENGLINDPTLSGVDDLGDLMLKIPVRAATSEEILEVHTKEHLEFIESTEKMSREQLLKETEKGDSVYFNNDSYASARLPCGGAIEACKAVVEGRVKNSLAVVRPPGHHAEPQAAGGFCLFSNVAVAAKNILKNYPESVRRIMILDWDIHHGNGTQKSFYQDDQVLYVSLHRFEMGKYYPGTIQGQYDQTGEGKGEGFNCNITWPVGGVGDAEYMWAFEQVVMPMGREFKPDLVIISSGFDAADGDTIGQCHVTPSCYGHMTHMLKSLARGNLCVVLEGGYNLDAIARSALSVAKVLIGEPPDELPDPLSDPKPEVIEMIDKVIRLQSKYWNCFRRRHANSGCNFNEPINDSIISKNFPLQKAIRQQQQHYLSDEFNFVTLPLISMDLPDNTVLCTPNVSESSTLIVVVHDTSDVWAKRNVISGTIDLSSSVIIDNCLDFIKWGLDRKYGIIDVNIPLTLFEPDNYSGMITSQEVLIYLWDNYIKYFPSVAKIAFIGIGDSYSGIVHLLGHRDTRAVTKTVINFLGDKQLKPLVPLVDETLSEWYFKNSLIFSNNSHQCWKENESRKPRKKFGRVLRCDTDGLNNTIEERFEEATDFILDSFEEWSDEE; encoded by the coding sequence ATGAACTCTGCAGTGGTTAAGAAAGAAGTACTGGAAAATCCAGACCATGATTTAAAACACGAACTAGAAGAGACGAAAGACGACGAAAATAGCCTTTCTACTACTTCCAAGAATAAGAGGCAGGTAATTGTTCCCATTTGCACGCCCAAAATTCACTATTCACCGCTGAAAACTGGTCTTTGCTACGACGTTAGAATGAGGTATCATGCAAAGATTTTCACATCATATTTTGAGTACATCGACCCACATCCAGAGGACCCAAGAAGAATATACCGTATCTACAAAATATTAGCGGAGAATGGCCTGATTAACGACCCCACTCTGAGCGGCGTAGATGACCTTGGCGATTTGATGCTGAAGATACCTGTAAGAGCCGCAACCTCCGAAGAAATCTTGGAAGTTCATACAAAGGAACATTTAGAGTTCATTGAAAGCACAGAAAAAATGAGCCGAGAGCAGTTATTAAAAGAGACTGAAAAAGGTGATTCCGTGTACTTCAATAACGATTCTTATGCGAGTGCTAGGCTTCCTTGTGGTGGCGCCATTGAGGCATGCAAGGCAGTTGTTGAGGGACGTGTAAAAAACTCTCTGGCCGTGGTAAGACCACCTGGCCATCATGCTGAGCCGCAAGCTGCTGGTGGCTTCTGTCTTTTCAGCAACGTTGCCGTCGCCGCCAAGAACATCTTAAAGAATTATCCAGAAAGTGTAAGAAGAATAATGATTTTAGATTGGGATATTCATCACGGTAATGGCACACAAAAGTCATTCTACCAAGATGATCAGGTTCTATATGTTTCATTGCACAGATTCGAAATGGGTAAATACTATCCTGGGACCATCCAAGGTCAGTATGACCAAACTGGTGAGGGTAAAGGTGAAGGGTTCAATTGTAATATTACTTGGCCCGTCGGAGGCGTTGGTGATGCTGAATATATGTGGGCATTTGAACAAGTGGTTATGCCTATGGGGAGAGAGTTTAAGCCTGACTTGGtgattatttcttctgggTTTGATGCCGCGGATGGTGATACTATCGGACAGTGTCATGTCACCCCAAGTTGTTATGGTCACATGACACATATGTTAAAATCTCTAGCTAGAGGTAATCTTTGTGTAGTTCTGGAAGGTGGTTATAACTTAGATGCAATTGCAAGAAGTGCTTTGAGTGTGGCAAAAGTCTTAATAGGGGAGCCTCCTGATGAACTACCTGATCCACTAAGTGATCCCAAGCCTGAGGTTATAGAAATGATAGACAAAGTAATTCGGTTACAGTCCAAGTATTGGAACTGTTTTAGAAGGAGACATGCTAACTCCGGTTGTAATTTTAACGAACCTATCAATGACTCGATAATatctaaaaattttcctcTGCAGAAGGCTATTCgtcaacaacagcaacacTATTTAAGCGACGAATTTAATTTCGTTACTTTACCGTTGATAAGCATGGATTTACCAGATAACACCGTGTTATGCACTCCAAACGTTTCCGAATCGAGCACCTTAATAGTAGTCGTCCATGATACTTCTGATGTCTGGGCCAAGAGAAATGTTATCTCAGGTACAATTGACTTATCCTCGTCagttattattgataattgTCTAGACTTTATTAAATGGGGGCTTGATAGGAAATACGGCATTATTGACGTAAATATACCTCTAACTTTGTTTGAACCTGACAACTATTCAGGAATGATTACTTCTCAAGAAGTTTTAATATATTTATGGGATAACTACATCAAGTACTTTCCTTCTGTTGCCAAAATTGCATTTATTGGAATAGGAGACTCATACTCAGGTATTGTACATCTCCTTGGCCACAGGGATACTAGGGCTGTAACCAAAACAGTAATCAATTTCTTGGGGGACAAACAATTAAAGCCACTAGTCCCTTTAGTTGATGAAACATTGAGTGAGTGGtacttcaaaaattcactGATATTCTCAAACAATAGCCATCAATGCTggaaggaaaatgaaagcagaaaaccaagaaaaaaatttggcaGAGTTTTGAGGTGTGATACGGATGGATTAAACAATacaattgaagaaagatttgaagAGGCAACGGACTTCATACTGGACTCCTTCGAAGAGTGGAGTGATGAAGAATGA